Proteins encoded within one genomic window of Paraglaciecola psychrophila 170:
- a CDS encoding MarR family transcriptional regulator gives MNKRIKYYSTNSLEDFFDVTSNSNIDDYMELLFKTSMNVPRIIGNILYYCHQTHISIGKKINKAAIDSAAIKYYEKVISSFFELTTHSLLSFDEKVSELQQKELLQVFISQQKSIRKQITTDELTSAVYQSDKKNPFTSHFNFSPNLEKFVRTLELNFFVSKYSEMSDRDGKKVSIYCLNYGLTLLENMRWGKPPGRDYRTYYIARPFNFDSIFEDFLRKSKHILCVNPKCKKSYPYEQLQFLEFNKMRCVECQCHVNVKSVSEEIKDELERIDKSKLLPAIELGLLHELNSNNSTMLAKDLSEELDISSYLIASRAKKLDETLGLINRDRNGSLIKYSISAKAKDAYFNNK, from the coding sequence GTGAACAAAAGAATCAAATATTACAGCACAAATTCACTCGAAGATTTTTTTGACGTCACAAGTAACTCTAATATCGATGATTATATGGAATTACTATTTAAAACATCGATGAACGTGCCACGTATCATTGGTAATATTCTTTATTATTGTCATCAAACACATATATCTATAGGTAAAAAAATAAATAAAGCTGCTATCGACTCTGCGGCTATTAAATACTATGAAAAAGTAATATCTTCCTTTTTCGAACTTACAACTCACAGTTTATTGTCATTTGATGAAAAAGTATCAGAGCTACAACAAAAAGAGTTATTGCAAGTTTTCATTTCGCAGCAAAAAAGTATACGAAAACAAATAACAACTGATGAGTTAACAAGTGCGGTATATCAATCAGATAAGAAGAACCCATTTACGAGCCATTTTAACTTTTCGCCCAATTTAGAAAAATTTGTTCGCACACTAGAGCTTAACTTTTTTGTGTCTAAGTATTCAGAAATGAGCGACAGGGACGGAAAGAAAGTGTCTATTTACTGCCTTAATTATGGTTTAACTCTTCTAGAAAACATGAGGTGGGGAAAACCACCGGGTAGAGATTATAGGACCTACTATATAGCAAGGCCGTTTAATTTTGATAGCATTTTTGAAGATTTCCTTAGGAAATCAAAACATATTTTATGTGTAAACCCAAAGTGTAAGAAGTCATACCCTTACGAACAACTACAATTTTTAGAATTTAATAAAATGCGATGCGTAGAGTGCCAATGCCATGTTAATGTTAAATCTGTTTCAGAAGAAATTAAAGATGAATTAGAGAGAATTGACAAAAGTAAATTACTACCCGCTATTGAATTAGGTTTATTGCATGAACTTAACAGTAATAATTCTACAATGCTTGCTAAAGACTTATCTGAAGAGCTCGATATTTCTTCTTATCTAATAGCATCAAGAGCTAAAAAATTAGATGAGACGTTAGGGCTTATTAATAGAGATAGAAATGGATCGTTAATAAAGTACTCTATTTCAGCCAAAGCAAAAGACGCATATTTCAATAATAAATAA
- a CDS encoding restriction endonuclease gives MDWKDYEKEIHDYFSKTYPNASITYDAKITGRYSKIERQIDVLIEDDVAGFASRVVVDAKYFSKPIDIKCVESFISMLQDLDANQGLMVTQKGYSKAAINRAYYGTEKLELDVLNFDEFLLHQNLAAIPYSENNSLFISSPFGWVVDNSKQDGFTCCLYQRGLDLKKAQKQNEWMYFNIFKKTKMYHLLVN, from the coding sequence ATGGACTGGAAAGATTATGAAAAAGAAATACATGATTACTTCTCTAAAACTTACCCCAATGCTTCTATTACATATGATGCGAAAATAACTGGTCGCTATTCCAAAATAGAACGTCAGATTGACGTATTGATCGAAGATGATGTAGCAGGTTTCGCCAGTAGAGTAGTAGTCGATGCTAAATATTTTTCAAAACCTATTGATATAAAGTGTGTTGAGTCTTTTATATCAATGCTCCAAGATCTAGATGCAAATCAAGGTTTGATGGTAACTCAAAAAGGTTATTCCAAAGCCGCGATCAATCGCGCTTATTATGGTACTGAAAAGTTAGAACTTGATGTTCTAAATTTTGACGAATTTTTGCTACATCAAAATTTGGCAGCAATTCCCTATTCGGAAAATAATTCGTTATTTATATCTTCTCCTTTTGGTTGGGTTGTTGATAATTCAAAACAAGATGGTTTTACATGTTGTTTGTATCAAAGAGGTCTTGATCTTAAAAAAGCACAAAAACAAAATGAATGGATGTACTTTAATATATTTAAAAAAACCAAAATGTATCATCTATTAGTGAATTAG
- a CDS encoding site-specific integrase, with product MAPRRKKLTNEDMPTGLSPVRLRGVERLRYRYPSGKDFWFPIGTNRVDAKEAAKLFNAEYRNPMIDMLERGDKYNRTLKYWLPKVINRVKKDESLSNEVLTTFLNDCERLLEQQGDTYTKSITLENVNDFLIEYTAGKSAEVYNRKISFLKKVFSYLVDMSAMAYNYANDKKAKKLEAKKRTRLKLAEFQLIYDAAPGFLKVAMALAMQTTHATLEISRLKYRDCRFLDVPEVLDGVLVYGFLRIHRQKVQTKESSRVEIPITEALKQIVANSRDKLLSPYIVHRLSRYPKLVGEGCDHPTQVSSKYISRQFSKVRDSVGAYSSLGKDERPTFHEIRALSIHLYTEAGLDPQSRAAHADAKSTKIYQENHIEWVRVPAGEIKI from the coding sequence ATGGCACCAAGACGTAAAAAATTAACCAACGAAGATATGCCAACGGGTTTATCACCCGTTCGCCTTCGTGGCGTTGAGCGGCTCAGATATCGATACCCAAGTGGTAAAGATTTTTGGTTTCCAATTGGCACAAATCGAGTTGATGCAAAAGAAGCGGCCAAGCTATTTAACGCTGAATATCGCAACCCAATGATCGACATGTTAGAACGAGGCGATAAATACAACCGGACTCTTAAGTATTGGTTACCTAAAGTTATTAACCGAGTAAAAAAAGACGAATCATTGAGCAATGAAGTTCTAACAACTTTCTTGAATGATTGCGAACGACTGTTAGAACAGCAAGGCGACACTTACACCAAATCAATTACGCTTGAAAATGTAAACGACTTTTTAATTGAATACACAGCAGGTAAGAGCGCCGAAGTTTACAACAGAAAAATATCATTTTTGAAGAAAGTATTTTCATACCTTGTTGATATGTCAGCCATGGCCTACAACTATGCGAATGATAAAAAAGCCAAAAAGCTTGAAGCTAAGAAGCGAACTCGATTAAAACTAGCTGAATTTCAATTGATTTATGATGCTGCACCAGGCTTTCTAAAAGTAGCAATGGCATTGGCCATGCAAACAACACATGCAACGCTTGAAATTAGTCGGTTAAAATATCGTGACTGCAGGTTTTTAGACGTGCCAGAAGTTTTGGACGGTGTTTTGGTTTATGGATTTTTGCGTATACATAGGCAAAAGGTTCAAACCAAAGAATCGTCGCGGGTAGAGATCCCCATTACTGAAGCGCTTAAACAGATAGTTGCTAATAGTCGTGACAAACTTTTAAGCCCTTATATAGTCCATAGGCTTTCAAGGTACCCAAAGCTAGTGGGCGAAGGTTGCGACCACCCAACACAAGTAAGTAGTAAATATATTAGCCGCCAATTTAGCAAGGTTCGTGACTCTGTAGGAGCATATTCTAGCCTTGGAAAAGACGAACGCCCGACGTTTCATGAAATACGCGCATTATCAATTCATTTATATACCGAAGCAGGACTTGATCCACAATCGAGGGCTGCTCATGCGGATGCAAAATCAACAAAGATTTATCAAGAAAATCATATTGAATGGGTTAGAGTTCCAGCGGGAGAAATCAAAATATAA
- a CDS encoding MerR family transcriptional regulator — MKTYKPNEYAVEVWFGKVTDKTIRNWIKAGKMPSNTKVEKTPGGQYLIHVNDAPKSNSQTLLDMMKAKAA, encoded by the coding sequence ATGAAAACATACAAGCCAAATGAGTACGCCGTTGAAGTTTGGTTCGGAAAAGTGACAGACAAAACCATTCGCAATTGGATCAAAGCGGGTAAAATGCCATCTAATACAAAAGTTGAAAAAACACCCGGTGGTCAATACTTGATCCATGTTAATGATGCGCCAAAATCTAACAGTCAAACACTGCTAGATATGATGAAAGCTAAGGCCGCTTAA
- a CDS encoding MT-A70 family methyltransferase yields MIIDDIGTIDKKYDVIYADPAWSYTDKCNSGKRGAGFKYPCMNLSDLMQLPVKRLAADNCFLFMWHVGPMPLEALKLVEAWGFTFKNMKAFTWVKKTKNGLDHFGMGNYTRANSEDCLIAVKGRPKRVDASVRQIVKAAKRAHSQKPDEVRDRIVKLAGDDKNFIELFARHEHKLWDCWGNEIESVQLNEVA; encoded by the coding sequence ATGATCATAGACGATATAGGCACCATCGATAAGAAATACGATGTGATTTACGCTGATCCCGCTTGGTCCTATACAGACAAGTGTAATAGCGGTAAACGTGGCGCTGGTTTTAAATACCCTTGCATGAACCTGTCAGACTTAATGCAACTGCCCGTTAAGCGCCTTGCTGCAGATAACTGCTTTTTGTTCATGTGGCATGTTGGCCCAATGCCTTTAGAGGCTCTAAAGCTTGTTGAGGCTTGGGGCTTTACCTTCAAAAACATGAAGGCGTTTACCTGGGTTAAGAAAACTAAAAACGGTCTTGATCATTTCGGAATGGGTAATTACACCCGCGCAAATTCAGAAGACTGTTTAATAGCTGTGAAGGGTCGACCCAAGCGAGTCGACGCATCTGTCCGTCAAATAGTTAAAGCCGCTAAACGTGCACATAGCCAAAAGCCTGATGAAGTCAGGGACCGGATAGTAAAGCTGGCCGGTGATGATAAAAATTTCATTGAGTTATTTGCCAGGCATGAACACAAATTGTGGGATTGCTGGGGTAATGAAATTGAAAGCGTTCAACTTAATGAGGTGGCGTGA
- a CDS encoding helix-turn-helix domain-containing protein — protein sequence MSVYGIRIKELREEAGLDIKKLAFRCKFTRSRLANYEVGIRKPGADEILIIAGALQPFLGRNLEVYIVSGVRVETLIREYKQSSFTVPDAVREFQSLISDAVDYGRIQLEPSLKVADLVESYAKSCGSYLGSNGDQKTG from the coding sequence ATGAGTGTTTACGGGATTAGGATTAAAGAATTAAGGGAAGAAGCGGGGCTTGATATTAAAAAGTTAGCTTTCAGATGTAAGTTTACTCGCAGTAGGCTGGCTAATTACGAGGTTGGAATTAGAAAGCCTGGGGCAGATGAAATATTAATTATTGCGGGTGCATTACAGCCATTTTTAGGCCGCAACTTAGAGGTGTATATTGTCTCGGGCGTACGTGTTGAAACGCTAATTCGTGAATATAAGCAATCATCTTTTACAGTGCCTGACGCAGTGCGCGAGTTTCAATCGTTGATTTCTGATGCTGTTGATTATGGGCGCATCCAACTAGAACCATCACTCAAAGTTGCAGACTTAGTTGAAAGCTATGCTAAGTCTTGCGGATCTTATCTTGGGTCGAATGGTGATCAAAAAACTGGATGA
- a CDS encoding helix-turn-helix domain-containing protein: MNRIKELKEGLGLKTVDLSKVLKCGHSRISMYESGERSPTIKYAHYIVKKFNDLGLKACFEDVFPSPHAANDESNTPDAA; this comes from the coding sequence GTGAATCGAATCAAAGAACTCAAAGAAGGCTTAGGCTTAAAGACAGTGGATTTATCCAAGGTTTTAAAGTGTGGGCATTCAAGAATATCTATGTATGAATCTGGTGAAAGATCGCCAACCATTAAATATGCACATTATATAGTAAAAAAGTTTAACGACCTTGGCTTAAAAGCCTGCTTTGAAGATGTTTTTCCATCACCACACGCCGCGAACGACGAAAGCAACACACCGGACGCAGCATGA
- a CDS encoding adhesin biosynthesis transcription regulatory family protein: protein MNLPMVAGGESAARIAILLTLLPKLSENTCDALTAHFVNGYDTDWIFNLYGIDQPNFTRSVTKLSAVNNTVEALKICKQHRAVWVSLILSLIPKFGEGTRQSLTEWVSTLDGSNRPSYPPKNLKRSLDKFYAVIDKIEQIKTLDNAHLSDMNLTVTNEARA from the coding sequence ATGAACCTCCCCATGGTTGCTGGTGGAGAAAGCGCAGCGCGTATAGCTATATTGCTAACACTTCTACCCAAGCTATCAGAAAACACCTGTGATGCGCTCACGGCTCACTTTGTCAACGGTTATGACACCGATTGGATCTTTAATTTATACGGTATTGACCAGCCTAATTTCACACGCTCAGTAACTAAGCTAAGTGCAGTCAATAATACCGTCGAAGCGCTTAAAATATGTAAACAGCATCGTGCTGTATGGGTATCTCTAATTCTATCTCTAATACCAAAATTTGGAGAAGGCACCCGCCAATCACTCACTGAATGGGTTTCCACATTAGACGGTTCAAATCGCCCCTCATACCCACCTAAGAACCTTAAGCGTTCATTAGATAAGTTTTATGCAGTAATCGACAAGATAGAACAGATTAAAACTCTCGATAACGCTCACTTAAGTGACATGAATTTAACAGTAACTAACGAGGCAAGAGCATGA
- a CDS encoding crAss001_48 related protein encodes MSERIERMKIEHKELCTKTNALNSFIHGNEIFRTLDDLEQVRMIKQVGFMEAYAQTLEARIWVAK; translated from the coding sequence ATGAGTGAACGCATAGAAAGAATGAAGATTGAACACAAAGAACTTTGTACAAAAACCAATGCGCTTAATTCATTTATCCATGGCAATGAAATATTTAGAACCTTGGATGATTTGGAGCAGGTGAGAATGATTAAGCAGGTTGGGTTTATGGAGGCATATGCTCAAACATTAGAAGCAAGGATTTGGGTAGCAAAATAA
- a CDS encoding replication protein, with the protein MNNLAQVIKFERPEVKADLKNGYTQVAHDIFDTIISNQSKLTAVEMRVVLAFARKTYSFHKKSDWVTNTQIMDMTNLSKGHASNIIKSLISKNVLFKDGKKTGINSTVSEWGVHNPVNESSQPSEPEVHNPVNQSSQPSEPEFTTSCTGVHNLVNKSSQPSETQKKETLTKETITKETYYNKAPYTGIFSVNKSNPIPKDFQFTNEMKLWAEEEKITVNLISETKQFIDHFLSKGECRDDWTPAWRFWMRNTLKFIPKKLPVQTGQKLSPIGQSMAAKLASMGEQS; encoded by the coding sequence ATGAACAATTTAGCGCAAGTAATCAAGTTCGAGAGGCCGGAAGTGAAAGCAGATTTAAAAAACGGCTATACACAGGTCGCCCATGATATTTTTGACACAATAATATCAAATCAATCAAAGCTAACAGCGGTTGAGATGCGGGTTGTTTTAGCTTTCGCGCGCAAAACCTACAGTTTCCATAAAAAATCTGATTGGGTTACCAACACCCAAATAATGGATATGACTAATCTTTCAAAAGGTCATGCTAGTAATATAATAAAGTCCCTAATAAGCAAAAATGTACTTTTTAAAGACGGTAAAAAGACAGGTATAAATAGCACTGTTAGCGAGTGGGGAGTTCACAACCCAGTGAATGAAAGTTCACAACCTAGTGAGCCAGAAGTTCACAACCCAGTGAACCAGAGTTCACAACCTAGTGAACCCGAGTTCACAACCTCGTGTACCGGAGTTCACAACCTAGTGAACAAAAGTTCACAACCTAGTGAAACACAAAAGAAAGAAACTCTTACAAAAGAAACTATTACAAAAGAAACTTATTATAATAAAGCCCCATACACCGGAATTTTTTCCGTCAATAAATCCAATCCAATTCCTAAAGATTTTCAGTTCACTAACGAAATGAAACTTTGGGCAGAAGAAGAAAAAATCACCGTAAATCTTATTTCTGAAACTAAACAATTCATTGACCATTTTTTAAGCAAAGGCGAATGCCGAGATGATTGGACACCAGCCTGGCGCTTTTGGATGCGTAACACTTTAAAATTCATTCCTAAAAAACTTCCCGTTCAAACAGGTCAAAAGTTAAGCCCAATTGGACAATCCATGGCAGCTAAATTAGCGAGTATGGGTGAACAGTCATGA
- a CDS encoding LexA family protein: MIALTPKQLERAKFINQHIIDNDNFPTHKQISEEFNIPTSASMTLVTTLYAKGWITQQATAQSYKRTPAMKERLMEL, from the coding sequence ATGATCGCTTTAACCCCCAAACAACTTGAACGCGCCAAGTTTATCAATCAACACATCATTGATAACGATAATTTTCCAACTCATAAGCAGATATCGGAGGAATTTAACATACCCACATCAGCCAGCATGACGTTAGTCACAACTCTTTATGCAAAGGGATGGATTACACAGCAGGCAACGGCGCAGTCATACAAGCGAACCCCTGCAATGAAAGAAAGGTTGATGGAACTATGA
- a CDS encoding DUF7220 family protein: protein MKTPTQSKIDSALEALTNIFVGFSINFTANILIFPIFGWEISISQNLLLGGCYTMISYIRSYALRRAFDGRSVYQAIKSKLGDSA from the coding sequence ATGAAAACACCTACACAAAGCAAAATAGATTCGGCGCTTGAAGCCCTGACAAATATCTTTGTTGGTTTTTCAATTAATTTCACTGCAAACATTCTTATTTTTCCAATTTTTGGTTGGGAGATATCTATCAGTCAAAATTTATTGCTTGGCGGGTGTTACACAATGATTTCATACATCCGTTCTTACGCACTTAGACGCGCATTTGATGGCCGTAGTGTTTATCAGGCGATTAAAAGTAAGTTAGGGGATTCAGCATGA
- a CDS encoding DNA cytosine methyltransferase — MSLFKELLVDNFAGGGGASQGIYESTGRHVDIAINHDIDAIQMHEMNHPETQHFCESVWDIDPRKVVNGLPVGLAWFSPDCKHFSKAKGSKPVSKNIRGLAWIVIRWAATTRPRVIMLENVEEFKTWGPLLKDGMPDKDKKGQTFNSFVNALKRQGYQVEFKELRACDYGAPTIRKRLFLVARRDGKKIEWPKPTHAAPDSLLVKRGKLKPWKTAAECIDWSIPCPSIFERKKPLAENTLKRIAKGIQRYVIDSDKPFIVNEVAPFITEHANASNQRNMPLNEPLRTICAGVKGGHFALVTAFIAKHYTGVVGVGVDKPLPTVTTKDHNSLVTSHIIKLRGTNVGHKTDEPLHTITAGGNHHGEVRAFLIKYYGNEKDGCNLNEPLHTVTTRDRFGLVTIKGEDYQIVDIGMRMFSPRELFNAQGFPSDYIIDIDKNGNKVTKQNQVARCGNSVSPPLAKALVDSNMPEIRRLELRA, encoded by the coding sequence ATGAGCCTTTTTAAAGAATTATTGGTTGATAACTTTGCTGGCGGTGGTGGTGCTAGTCAAGGCATTTATGAATCAACAGGTCGCCATGTTGATATTGCTATTAATCATGATATTGATGCAATTCAAATGCACGAAATGAACCACCCTGAAACACAGCATTTTTGCGAATCAGTTTGGGATATTGATCCGCGAAAAGTGGTTAACGGCCTGCCAGTTGGCTTGGCTTGGTTTAGTCCTGATTGTAAACATTTTTCCAAAGCTAAAGGTTCAAAGCCGGTTAGTAAAAATATTCGTGGTCTTGCATGGATAGTTATTAGGTGGGCTGCAACAACTCGTCCAAGAGTAATAATGTTAGAAAACGTAGAGGAGTTTAAAACTTGGGGTCCACTTTTAAAAGATGGAATGCCCGATAAGGATAAAAAAGGCCAAACATTTAACTCTTTTGTTAATGCATTAAAGCGTCAAGGTTACCAGGTGGAATTTAAAGAGCTTCGCGCGTGTGACTATGGAGCCCCAACAATAAGAAAACGCCTGTTTTTAGTTGCTAGAAGAGACGGCAAAAAAATAGAATGGCCAAAACCTACTCATGCGGCGCCAGATTCATTACTTGTTAAACGAGGCAAATTAAAACCTTGGAAGACTGCAGCAGAATGCATTGATTGGTCTATACCTTGCCCATCTATATTTGAACGTAAAAAACCATTAGCCGAAAACACCTTAAAAAGAATTGCAAAGGGTATACAGCGCTATGTAATCGATAGTGATAAGCCTTTTATAGTAAATGAGGTTGCACCGTTCATTACAGAACACGCCAACGCCAGCAACCAGCGAAACATGCCATTGAATGAGCCACTAAGGACAATATGCGCGGGGGTAAAAGGCGGTCATTTTGCACTAGTCACGGCGTTTATAGCAAAGCATTACACTGGCGTAGTGGGGGTAGGTGTTGATAAGCCATTACCCACCGTTACAACTAAGGATCATAACTCGTTAGTTACGAGCCACATTATAAAGCTACGCGGTACAAATGTTGGACATAAAACTGATGAACCACTACACACAATAACAGCCGGCGGTAATCATCATGGTGAAGTTAGAGCCTTTTTAATTAAATATTATGGCAATGAAAAAGACGGGTGCAATTTAAACGAACCACTGCACACAGTTACAACTCGAGATAGGTTTGGACTAGTAACTATTAAGGGAGAGGATTATCAGATTGTAGACATCGGTATGAGAATGTTTAGCCCACGCGAATTATTCAACGCCCAAGGTTTTCCATCTGATTACATAATCGATATAGACAAAAATGGAAATAAGGTAACCAAGCAAAATCAAGTTGCCAGGTGCGGGAATTCAGTTTCTCCACCACTAGCAAAAGCTCTAGTTGATTCAAATATGCCAGAAATTCGACGATTGGAGCTTAGAGCATGA
- a CDS encoding DUF1364 domain-containing protein — MSKSNKLRNSARGQECNIRIPSVCNFNPETTILAHVGSGAGWGGKSRDIEGSFCCSACHDAIDGRTRTPFTAIELKLWAKEGAERTREHWEQIGLIKVPA; from the coding sequence ATGTCTAAATCAAACAAGTTACGCAATTCAGCAAGAGGCCAAGAATGCAACATTCGCATACCCAGTGTGTGCAATTTTAACCCTGAAACCACTATTCTTGCGCACGTTGGTAGCGGTGCTGGCTGGGGCGGCAAGAGTAGAGACATTGAAGGCTCTTTTTGTTGCTCTGCATGTCATGACGCTATTGACGGACGAACAAGAACACCGTTTACAGCCATTGAATTAAAACTATGGGCCAAAGAAGGCGCAGAAAGAACGCGCGAGCATTGGGAACAAATCGGATTAATTAAGGTGCCAGCATGA
- a CDS encoding RusA family crossover junction endodeoxyribonuclease, with amino-acid sequence MNTVNIKPLSVNKAWQGRRYKTDDYIAYERAVLLSLPKINIPEGRLLLRLEFGFSSKASDIDNPVKMFQDCLQKKYGFNDSRIRLLMVAGVDVKKR; translated from the coding sequence ATGAACACAGTGAACATAAAGCCTTTATCAGTAAACAAAGCATGGCAGGGTAGACGCTATAAGACTGATGATTACATAGCCTATGAACGGGCGGTGCTTTTATCATTGCCAAAAATCAACATTCCAGAAGGTCGGTTATTGCTGCGCTTAGAGTTTGGTTTTAGTTCAAAAGCCAGCGATATCGATAACCCGGTAAAAATGTTTCAGGATTGTTTGCAGAAAAAATACGGTTTTAATGACAGTCGGATCCGCTTGTTAATGGTGGCTGGTGTAGATGTCAAAAAAAGGTGA
- a CDS encoding helix-turn-helix domain-containing protein: MTKKISEGGKIIKAVRLARGYRDRTEFAGRLGFAVNTVYNWESGRSKPSYDDVQMIVDYLHFNMIEARELAKNAA, translated from the coding sequence GTGACAAAAAAAATCAGTGAAGGTGGAAAAATAATCAAGGCTGTTAGGTTGGCTAGGGGTTATAGAGACAGAACCGAGTTTGCCGGTCGCTTAGGTTTTGCTGTAAATACTGTCTATAACTGGGAGTCGGGCAGATCAAAGCCTTCTTATGATGATGTTCAGATGATTGTTGATTACCTTCACTTTAATATGATTGAGGCGCGGGAGTTAGCCAAAAATGCCGCATAA